One part of the Rutidosis leptorrhynchoides isolate AG116_Rl617_1_P2 chromosome 1, CSIRO_AGI_Rlap_v1, whole genome shotgun sequence genome encodes these proteins:
- the LOC139855398 gene encoding dirigent protein 23-like — MVQPMVTFFLLFFLAAGARAQNSSDVSWAKRVDTGSQVVTNLQFYFHDTLSGSNPSAIKVAQPQSSGNSLGGFGNLMMIDDPLTEGPDKNSKLIGHARGMYGSAAQNELGLIMVLNYGFIDGIYKDSSFSLLSLNPAMQNVREMTIVGGTGLFRLARGYALAQTYWIDPSTGDAIVGYNATIVTYI; from the coding sequence ATGGTTCAGCCCATGGTTACCTTTTTCCTTCTCTTTTTCCTAGCCGCTGGAGCCAGGGCTCAAAATTCCAGCGACGTAAGCTGGGCCAAACGGGTAGATACGGGCTCACAAGTTGTCACAAACCTACAATTCTACTTCCATGATACATTGAGTGGTAGCAATCCTAGTGCTATTAAGGTTGCTCAACCACAATCCTCAGGCAACTCACTTGGAGGATTTGGTAACCTCATGATGATCGATGACCCATTAACCGAGGGCCCAGACAAAAATTCCAAGCTTATTGGGCATGCCCGTGGGATGTATGGTTCGGCGGCCCAAAATGAGCTTGGTTTGATTATGGTCTTAAACTATGGTTTCATTGATGGGATTTATAAAGATAGTTCCTTTAGTCTATTGAGCTTAAACCCTGCTATGCAAAATGTTCGTGAGATGACAATTGTTGGCGGTACTGGCCTTTTTCGACTTGCACGTGGGTATGCGTTGGCTCAAACTTATTGGATTGATCCTAGTACCGGTGATGCTATTGTTGGCTACAATGCTAcaattgtaacttatatttaa